One Actinomadura viridis genomic region harbors:
- the purF gene encoding amidophosphoribosyltransferase, which translates to MEQVKRASRLAGVPLGDGRLSHDLDPSDRSPQDACGVFGVWVPPSEASRAEVSKLTYYGLYALQHRGQESAGIAVSDGSRIVVFKDMGLVAQVFDESVLNTLRGHLAVGHCRYSTTGSPTWENAQPTFRSTDAGGLALTHNGNLINTPELAARLDPGVLTATSDTEVLAALLATHGGGPMEAAREILPATRGAYSLVFMDEGTLYAARDPEGIRPLVLGSFEDVGWVVASETAALDIVGARFVREIEPGELIAIDADGVRSERFAEPRPKGCLFEYVYLARPDTTIAGRSVQATRVEVGRRLAREHPVEADLVIPTPESGTPAAIGYAEASGIPYGQGLVKNSYVGRTFIQPSQTIRQLGIRLKLNPLREAIEGRRLIVVDDSIVRGNTQRAIVRMLRDAGAAEVHVRISSPPVKWPCFYGIDFATRAELIAGNLSVEEIRDSLGADSLGYISLDELIAASQIPKDRLCRACFDGVYPIPVDEDSRGKHLLEPSTT; encoded by the coding sequence ATGGAGCAGGTGAAACGGGCATCTAGACTGGCGGGCGTGCCTCTCGGTGATGGACGTTTGAGCCACGACCTCGACCCCTCCGACCGCTCCCCACAGGACGCCTGCGGGGTCTTCGGCGTATGGGTTCCGCCTTCCGAGGCGAGCCGTGCCGAAGTGAGCAAGCTCACCTACTACGGCCTGTACGCGCTGCAGCACCGCGGGCAGGAGTCGGCCGGCATCGCGGTCAGCGACGGCTCGCGCATCGTCGTCTTCAAGGACATGGGCCTGGTCGCCCAGGTCTTCGACGAGTCGGTCCTCAACACGCTGCGCGGCCACCTGGCCGTCGGCCACTGCCGCTACTCCACGACCGGCTCGCCGACCTGGGAGAACGCCCAGCCGACGTTCCGTTCGACGGACGCCGGCGGGCTGGCCCTCACCCACAACGGCAACCTGATCAACACCCCGGAGCTGGCCGCCCGGCTCGACCCCGGCGTGCTGACCGCGACCTCCGACACCGAGGTCCTGGCCGCGCTGCTGGCCACCCACGGCGGCGGGCCGATGGAGGCGGCACGGGAGATCCTCCCGGCCACCCGCGGCGCCTACTCCCTGGTCTTCATGGACGAGGGCACGCTGTACGCCGCCCGCGACCCCGAGGGCATCCGCCCGCTGGTCCTCGGCAGCTTCGAGGACGTGGGCTGGGTGGTCGCCTCCGAGACCGCCGCGCTCGACATCGTCGGCGCCCGGTTCGTCCGGGAGATCGAGCCCGGCGAGCTGATCGCGATCGACGCCGACGGCGTCCGGTCCGAGCGGTTCGCCGAGCCGCGCCCCAAGGGCTGCCTGTTCGAGTACGTCTACCTGGCCCGCCCCGACACCACCATCGCCGGCCGCAGCGTGCAGGCGACCCGGGTGGAGGTCGGGCGGCGGCTCGCCCGCGAGCACCCGGTCGAGGCCGACCTGGTCATCCCCACGCCCGAGTCGGGGACGCCCGCAGCGATCGGGTACGCGGAGGCGTCCGGGATCCCCTACGGCCAGGGCCTGGTGAAGAACTCCTACGTCGGCCGCACGTTCATCCAGCCCTCGCAGACCATCCGCCAGCTGGGCATCCGGCTCAAGCTGAACCCGCTGCGCGAGGCCATCGAGGGCCGCCGGCTGATCGTGGTGGACGACTCGATCGTCCGGGGCAACACCCAGCGGGCGATCGTGCGGATGCTCCGCGACGCCGGGGCGGCCGAGGTCCACGTGCGGATCTCCAGCCCGCCGGTGAAATGGCCCTGCTTCTACGGGATCGACTTCGCCACCCGCGCCGAGCTGATCGCCGGGAACCTGTCGGTCGAGGAGATCCGCGACTCCCTCGGCGCCGACTCGCTCGGCTACATCTCGCTGGACGAGCTGATCGCCGCCTCGCAGATC